Genomic window (bacterium):
CGACGTAGTAGCAACCGGCCTCCTGCATCCGGGCGAGCAATTCTTTATCGACGTTGTCGACGCGAATTTCGCATTCCCAGGGGACGTCGATGCCGCGGCGCTCGAGCTCGTCGCAGAAACCCTCGACGTGGCGCCGGCTCAGCGTGAACGTGCTGTCGAAGATCTTTATCCCCCGGGCCCCGTAATTCGTAATCAAATCCTCGACTTCGTCCGCGACCGCGGCGGGCGACCGCGCGCGGTACCTCGAGCCGAACATCGCCGACGCCGAGCAGAACGTGCAGCCTATGGGACAGCCTCGAGCCGTCATTATCGACGCGCCCGGTACGTCGTCGAGGTAATCCATCTTCATCTCGTAGCGGGGCATCGGCACGAGGGCCCGCGCCGGCGGCCCCAGCGCGTCCAAATACTTAATAGCCGGCCTGGGCGGATTATGCACCACCTCGCCGTCGTCGCGGTACGAGATACCCTTTATTTTACCCAAATCTTCCGGCCGGCCACCCGCGCCGGCCCAATCGGCTAACTCGCGGCAGGTTTCCTCTCCCTCGCCGCGGACGATAATATCTATGGCGGGGACATTTTGAAGGGTGTCGTCGGCCGTGAACGCGGCGTGGGGGCCGCCGTAAACGACGGTAGTATTGGGGCAAACTTCTTTGATGCGGGAAGCTGTCTCGAAGGAGGCGAAGCGGCTGTGGCTCGTGCCGCCTATCAGCGCGAGGGGCGGCCGCAACTCCTCGGCCACGCGA
Coding sequences:
- a CDS encoding radical SAM protein, giving the protein MGAGVLAVHPRDPDLRYFEKMPPLGMLWVGGELLRAGHGVEFVDQQVDAREPARVAEELRPPLALIGGTSHSRFASFETASRIKEVCPNTTVVYGGPHAAFTADDTLQNVPAIDIIVRGEGEETCRELADWAGAGGRPEDLGKIKGISYRDDGEVVHNPPRPAIKYLDALGPPARALVPMPRYEMKMDYLDDVPGASIMTARGCPIGCTFCSASAMFGSRYRARSPAAVADEVEDLITNYGARGIKIFDSTFTLSRRHVEGFCDELERRGIDVPWECEIRVDNVDKELLARMQEAGCYYVDVGVESGSQRVLDYCVRKRITLEAAERVLRWSKELGLLTKVFFTLGHPGETYEEAKETNRFIRRNRKYIRLFGYHAGVKIYPGTYVEKYAWENGLMPPGFRWSAPYVNEGQRKLFRPPDNIPILLQPGLGLEELRRLRVGFILMRVSSARFVVEKVKAVLKAGAVGKYFRIVGRGLHGRRH